Sequence from the Stenotrophomonas sp. 364 genome:
CCGGCCTTGGCCGCGGCGGCGTTGACCTGTTCGACGATGCGCGCACGGCGCACGTCGGCGTCCACCAGCACGAAGGCGGCCTGCAGCGAGCTGATGTAGTCCTCCGGCGAGGACAACCACACGGTCTTGTCGTGCATGAAGCGATGACCGCGGCTCATGCGGTCGGCCTTCAGGCCCAGCACCTCGGCCTCGATGATCTCGGTGCCGTGCAGCAGCACCAGCCAATGCACCGGGCGGGCGAACCCGTAGGCGTGGCTGCCCCAGCGCATCGGCTTGGGGATCGGCATCGCCGCGATCGCCTCGCGCAGGATCTCCGGCAGCAGCGCGGCGGTGCGCGCGCCCGGGGTGGTGGAACGGTGCACGAAGCGCTCGCCCTTGGCGTCGCTGGTGCGTTCCAGCGCGCTCCAGTCGATCCCGGCCTTGGCCGCGAAGCCCTGCAGCGCCTTGGTCGGCTGGCCCTGGGCATCCAGCGCGATGTTCAGGTACGGGCCCAGCACTTCGCTATGCTGTTCGGGCTGCTCCACGGCCACGCCGGGCAGCAGCACGGCCAGCCGGCGCGGGGTCGACAACGGCTTGGCATCGCCGCGTTCGACGGCCACGCCCCGCTTGGCCAGGCCATCGACCACGCCATCGAAGAACGCCTGGGCCAGGCCCGGCAGCGCCTTCACCGGCAGTTCTTCGGTGCCCAGTTCAATCAACAGCGGCTGCATCGTGCTCATGCCTGCACCTCCTTGGCGGCGACGGCTTCGAGGCGCTTGGCCTCGTACAGCTTGGCCACCGCCTGGGCCAGCGCGCGCACGCGCAGGATGTAGCGCTGGCGCTCGGTCACGCTGATCGCACGGCGCGCGTCCAGCAGGTTGAAGGCGTGGCTGGCCTTGCACACCTGCTCGTACGCCGGCAGCGGCAGGCCCACATCGACCAGCTTCTGGGCTTCCTTTTCGCAGGCGTCGAAGCGGTGGAACATTTCCTCCACGTCGGCGTATTCGAAGTTGTAGGTGCTCTGCTCGATCTCGTTCTGCAGGTACACATCGCCGTAGGTCACCGGCGTGCCGTCCGGCCCGTAGGTCCACACCAGGTCATAGACGTTGTCGCAGTTCTGCAGGTACATGCACAGGCGTTCAAGACCGTAGGTGATCTCGCCCAGCACCGGCTTGCACTCCAGGCCACCGGCCTGCTGGAAATAGGTGAACTGGGTGACTTCCATCCCGTTCAACCACACTTCCCAGCCCAGGCCCCAGGCGCCCAGCGTCGGCGATTCCCAGTTGTCCTCGACAAAGCGCAGGTCATGCACCAGCGGGTCGATGCCCAGCGCCTTGAGCGAATCCAGGTACAGCTGCTGGATGTTGTCCGGGCTCGGCTTCATCGCCACCTGGTACTGGTAATACCGCTGCAGGCGGTTCGGGTTCTCGCCGTAGCGGCCGTCGGTGGGACGGCGCGAGGGCTGCACGTACGCGGCATTCCAGCTTTCCGGACCGATCGAGCGCAGGAACGTGGCCGGGTGGAAGGTGCCCGCACCGACCTCCAGGTCGAGCGGCTGGATCAGCACGCAGCCCTGCTGCGCCCAATACTGGTTGAGGGTCTGGATCAGGCCCTGGAAAGTGATGGGAACGTTCGTGGTGACGGACATGCGGCGGATTCTTGCCTGCAGGAGGGGTGCGCTAGTATAGCCAGCGACCGCGTTGCCGCCTTCCGGACGGCCCACCCCATTACCGCGCGCCTGGCGCGCTTCGAGGACTTTGGCGGATGGATCAGCGCCCCCCGGTACCTTTCGCCCACGCCGCAGGCCCCGGGCCCGCCGCGCCGGTGCCGTTGCCGCCGGGCCGGCTCAGCTTCGACCAGGTGGCTGCCGCGCTGGTGGCCGATGGCCTGGTGGCCGCGACCGACCTGGAGCGCATCCGTTTTTCGGCCCAGGGCGCGCGCAACGCCAGTGAAGTGCACCCGCTGGTGCTGCTGGCCAACCTCAAGCTGGCCGCCGCCGCTGGCGGTGAACTCGGGCTGGAGCGGCTGACCGAATGGCTGGCCACCCGCACCGGCAGCCGCTACCTGCGCATCGACCCGACCCGCGTGGACGTGGCCTCGGTGACCGCCGTGGTGTCCCATGCCTACGCACGCCGCCACCGCTTCCTGCCGCTGGCGGTGGACAGCGAGCGGCTGCTGGTGGCCACCAGCGAGCCGCTGGTACAGGAATGGCTGAGCGACCTGCAGCACCTGACCCGGCGCCGCATCGAGCTGGCGATGGTCAACCCGCTCGACCTGCACCGCTACACCATGGAATTCTTCGGGGTCACCCGCTCGGTGCGTGGCGCGCGCGGCGACGTGCGCGGCGAAACCAACGGCACCCTGCCCAGCTTCGAGCAGCTGGTGGAACTGGGCCGCGCCGGCGACGTCAACGCCGACGACCAGCACATCGTGCACATCGTCGACTGGCTGCTGCAGTACGCCTACGAACAACGCGCCTCGGACATCCACCTGGAGCCACGCCGCGACATGGGCCGCATGCGCTTCCGCATCGACGGAGTGCTGCACAAGGTGTTTGAAGTGCCGCCGGCGGTGATGACCGCCGTGGTCAGCCGCATCAAGGTGCTCGGGCGCATGGACCTGGCCGAGCGCCGGCGCCCGCAGGACGGCCGCATCAAGACCCGCTCGCCGGGCGGCCGCGAGGTCGAAATGCGCCTGTCCACCATGCCCACCGCGTTCGGCGAGAAGTGCGTGATGCGCATCTTCGACCCGGATGCCGCGTTCAAGAGCATCGACCAGCTCGGCTTCAGCCCGCAGGAAGCGGCCGGCTGGACCGCCCTGGTCGAGCGTCCGCACGGCATCGTGCTGGTCACCGGCCCCACCGGCTCGGGCAAGACCACCACCCTGTATTCCACGCTCAAGCGGCTGGCCACCCCGGACGTCAACGTGTGCACGGTGGAAGACCCGATCGAGATGATCGCGCCGGAATTCAACCAGATGCAGGTGCAGACCAACATCGACCTGGATTTCGCCAGCGGCGTGCGCACCCTGCTGCGGCAGGACCCGGACATCATCATGATCGGCGAAATCCGCGACCTGGAAACGGCGCAGATGGCGGTGCAGGCCTCGCTCACGGGTCACCTGGTGCTCTCCACCCTGCACACCAACGACGCGCCCTCGGCGATCACCCGCCTGCTCGACCTGGGCGTGCCGCACTACCTGCTGGCCTCCACCCTCAACGGCATCCTGGCCCAGCGCCTGGTGCGTACCCTGTGTCCCAACTGCAAGGTGCCGCGCCCGCTCAGCGCGGCCCAGTGGGCCGTTCTGGCTGATGCCGATGAAGCATTACCTGAGTCACCCACGCCATATGCACCGGCCGGCTGCATCGACTGCCGGCGCACCGGTTACCTGGGCCGGGTAGGGCTGTATGAGTTGCTGCCATTGGGTTCGCGCCTGCGCAGCCTGATCCGCGCCGACATGGATCTGGCCGCTTTCAACCGTGCCGCGCGTGCTGAAGGGCTGCGAACCCTGCGCCGCGCGGGACTTGAAAAGGTGGCCGCAGGGCTGACTACAATCGAGGAAGTCCTGTCAGTGCTGCCGCCCCCGGATGAATTCCGCCCCGTTCCTGATTCTTGAAACCGGCCAACCCGTCGCCTCGCTGCGTCGGTACGGGCGTTTTCCGCATTGGATCCGCGTCGCCGCCGGGCTGGATGCCGACGAAACGGTGGTGGTGGACGTCGAACATGGCGGCGCCCTGCCCGACCACCGCCACTTCGCCGGGGTGATCGTCACCGGCTCGGCCGCCTACGTCACCGATCGTGCCGACTGGAGCGAGCGCAGCGCGCAGTGGCTGCGCGGCGCGGTCCACGACGACCGCCCGGTGTTTGGCATCTGCTACGGCCACCAGCTGCTGGCGCATGCCCTGGGCGGCGAGGTGGCGTACAACCCGGCTGGCCGCGAGTCCGGCACCATCGAGCTGGCCCTGGACCCGTCGGCCAGCAGCGACCCGCTGTTCGCCGGCCTGCCCGAGCGCTTCCCGGCCCACGCCACCCACATGCAGACGGTACTGCGCGCACCGGAGGGCGCGTCGATCCTGGCGCGCTCGGCGCAGGACAACTGCCACGCCTTCCGTTTCGGCCGCCAGGCCTGGGGCGTGCAGTTCCACCCGGAGTTCGCCACCCACCACATGCGCGGCTACGTACGCGCCCGCGCCGAGTGCATCCGCAGCCACGGCGGCTGCGCCCGCAGCGTGGCGCGCGGGGTCAGCGCGGCCCCATTGGCGCGGCAGCTGCTGCGCCGTTTCGTGCGCCAGGCCCGCAACGCCTGAGCCGCCTTCCGGGCACTGCGACGCAGCGTCCCGGCGGTGGGGCCCGGCCTTCAGGTGGCGCGTCCGGAAAACAGGGATAATCGAACGGATTCGGGGCGGCTGCGCCCCTCCCCCCTGCTTCCGGAATGGTATGAGCGAGATTCGCAAGCTGCCCGCATCGGCCGGCGCCCAATGGCTGCTGGACGCGTTTTCCCTGTATGCCCGCGCACCGATGCAACTGGCCGTGATCGGCGTGGTGTGGATGCTGACCACCTCGCTGAT
This genomic interval carries:
- a CDS encoding GspE/PulE family protein — its product is MDQRPPVPFAHAAGPGPAAPVPLPPGRLSFDQVAAALVADGLVAATDLERIRFSAQGARNASEVHPLVLLANLKLAAAAGGELGLERLTEWLATRTGSRYLRIDPTRVDVASVTAVVSHAYARRHRFLPLAVDSERLLVATSEPLVQEWLSDLQHLTRRRIELAMVNPLDLHRYTMEFFGVTRSVRGARGDVRGETNGTLPSFEQLVELGRAGDVNADDQHIVHIVDWLLQYAYEQRASDIHLEPRRDMGRMRFRIDGVLHKVFEVPPAVMTAVVSRIKVLGRMDLAERRRPQDGRIKTRSPGGREVEMRLSTMPTAFGEKCVMRIFDPDAAFKSIDQLGFSPQEAAGWTALVERPHGIVLVTGPTGSGKTTTLYSTLKRLATPDVNVCTVEDPIEMIAPEFNQMQVQTNIDLDFASGVRTLLRQDPDIIMIGEIRDLETAQMAVQASLTGHLVLSTLHTNDAPSAITRLLDLGVPHYLLASTLNGILAQRLVRTLCPNCKVPRPLSAAQWAVLADADEALPESPTPYAPAGCIDCRRTGYLGRVGLYELLPLGSRLRSLIRADMDLAAFNRAARAEGLRTLRRAGLEKVAAGLTTIEEVLSVLPPPDEFRPVPDS
- a CDS encoding glutamine amidotransferase yields the protein MNSAPFLILETGQPVASLRRYGRFPHWIRVAAGLDADETVVVDVEHGGALPDHRHFAGVIVTGSAAYVTDRADWSERSAQWLRGAVHDDRPVFGICYGHQLLAHALGGEVAYNPAGRESGTIELALDPSASSDPLFAGLPERFPAHATHMQTVLRAPEGASILARSAQDNCHAFRFGRQAWGVQFHPEFATHHMRGYVRARAECIRSHGGCARSVARGVSAAPLARQLLRRFVRQARNA
- the glyQ gene encoding glycine--tRNA ligase subunit alpha, whose protein sequence is MSVTTNVPITFQGLIQTLNQYWAQQGCVLIQPLDLEVGAGTFHPATFLRSIGPESWNAAYVQPSRRPTDGRYGENPNRLQRYYQYQVAMKPSPDNIQQLYLDSLKALGIDPLVHDLRFVEDNWESPTLGAWGLGWEVWLNGMEVTQFTYFQQAGGLECKPVLGEITYGLERLCMYLQNCDNVYDLVWTYGPDGTPVTYGDVYLQNEIEQSTYNFEYADVEEMFHRFDACEKEAQKLVDVGLPLPAYEQVCKASHAFNLLDARRAISVTERQRYILRVRALAQAVAKLYEAKRLEAVAAKEVQA